A single region of the Stigmatella aurantiaca genome encodes:
- a CDS encoding imm11 family protein — protein MSKRFFDLKIDVYVPGRWYLAEPAHLNGQEVDDIWAFIQGKPVELRERLRIPLFKPGKPLDIEFAGAGQTPIVSARAAAVFRDMASSDVQLFPVEVEGQSEPYFLLNVAREIRCIDDAACEEARRWTPEDGRPDRVEQYQVVSGLRIDPSKTGDARVFRLWGYHPPLIVHETIKEALERTGIAGGRFDEV, from the coding sequence ATGTCAAAACGATTCTTTGACCTGAAGATCGACGTCTATGTGCCAGGGCGTTGGTATCTCGCGGAGCCTGCGCACCTCAACGGACAGGAAGTGGACGACATCTGGGCGTTCATCCAAGGCAAGCCGGTCGAGCTTCGCGAGCGGCTGCGCATTCCCCTCTTCAAGCCTGGCAAACCGCTGGACATCGAGTTTGCTGGCGCCGGGCAAACGCCCATCGTCAGCGCGCGGGCTGCTGCCGTGTTCCGTGACATGGCCTCCAGCGATGTTCAGCTCTTCCCGGTCGAGGTCGAAGGACAATCCGAACCGTACTTTCTGCTGAATGTCGCACGGGAGATCCGGTGCATCGACGATGCAGCCTGTGAGGAGGCCCGGCGCTGGACACCCGAAGACGGCCGGCCAGACCGGGTAGAGCAGTACCAGGTCGTCTCTGGCCTCCGCATCGACCCGTCGAAAACAGGCGATGCCCGCGTGTTCCGCCTGTGGGGTTACCACCCGCCGCTCATCGTCCACGAAACCATCAAGGAAGCCCTGGAACGAACCGGCATCGCGGGCGGGAGGTTCGACGAAGTCTGA
- a CDS encoding serine/threonine-protein kinase, giving the protein MASTDASHGDPTRLPPGTRVGPWELREWRGRGSYGTVYRAVRRGNSDVTEVALKLASHSEDPRFAREVALLSRLRHPSVPRLFDQGEWLNAAGRAHPYLVMEWVDGVSLYGWAARHALTSRQVLRVLSQVASALAQTVEVGAVHRDVKGDNILVQGGAEGHAFLMDYGSGYYAGAERLTPPLFPPATPRYRSPEAWAYAQRAGLDAERPYEVQPADDVFALGVSAYRLVTGAYPPSTEPWDAASQVWSQNGVGPRSPQELNPRVDSILSALILHMLSPRPEHRATAQELTQALDSAARHAGAGAVQSLFEEGLNEPAAWPSEALAFEPRFERPEFRLSDAHEALKRTRRSGPPWWPTVVAGVLLTLGVSWALWPQFLAVNPSTAALEHRPGGNVAAGDTAVTDSPASTVLPSGREGITLELPHKPFPGQDRPDSTGRCPRKTQIAINNGCWVKLDVPRDACEDGYLHRGGCYMPAFRPAPTPTSHPATPR; this is encoded by the coding sequence ATGGCTTCGACGGACGCATCGCATGGAGACCCGACCCGGCTGCCACCGGGCACGCGCGTGGGGCCCTGGGAGCTGCGGGAGTGGCGGGGCCGGGGCTCGTACGGAACGGTCTACCGCGCCGTGCGCCGGGGAAACTCAGACGTGACGGAGGTGGCGCTCAAGCTGGCGTCCCATTCCGAGGACCCACGATTCGCGCGGGAGGTGGCCCTGCTCAGCCGCCTGCGCCATCCCAGCGTTCCGCGCCTGTTTGATCAAGGCGAGTGGCTGAACGCGGCGGGGCGTGCCCATCCCTATCTCGTCATGGAGTGGGTGGACGGCGTCTCCTTGTATGGGTGGGCCGCGCGCCACGCGCTCACGTCCCGGCAGGTGCTCCGGGTGCTGTCACAGGTGGCCAGCGCCCTCGCCCAGACGGTCGAGGTAGGGGCGGTGCACCGGGATGTGAAAGGCGACAACATCCTCGTCCAGGGAGGGGCGGAGGGCCATGCCTTCCTCATGGACTATGGATCCGGTTACTACGCCGGGGCCGAGCGGCTGACACCGCCGCTGTTCCCACCGGCAACGCCGCGCTACCGCAGCCCCGAGGCCTGGGCCTATGCCCAGCGCGCGGGCCTGGACGCGGAGCGGCCTTACGAGGTGCAACCGGCCGATGATGTCTTCGCGCTGGGGGTGAGCGCCTACCGGCTGGTGACGGGTGCCTATCCTCCATCCACGGAGCCCTGGGACGCAGCCTCCCAAGTGTGGAGCCAGAATGGAGTGGGCCCTCGGTCTCCTCAGGAACTCAATCCCCGGGTGGATTCCATCCTGAGCGCACTCATCCTGCACATGCTGTCTCCAAGGCCCGAGCACCGGGCCACTGCACAGGAACTGACCCAGGCCTTGGACAGCGCAGCACGTCACGCGGGCGCCGGTGCAGTTCAATCGCTCTTCGAGGAAGGCCTGAACGAGCCTGCCGCTTGGCCCTCGGAGGCATTGGCCTTCGAGCCAAGATTCGAACGCCCTGAGTTCCGTCTGTCGGATGCACACGAAGCTCTCAAGAGAACGCGAAGGTCCGGCCCTCCTTGGTGGCCCACCGTAGTGGCTGGCGTACTCCTCACCCTGGGCGTGAGTTGGGCACTATGGCCGCAATTCCTCGCAGTGAATCCCTCCACCGCAGCCCTAGAGCATCGGCCAGGGGGAAACGTGGCTGCGGGGGATACAGCGGTGACGGACTCACCTGCATCCACCGTCCTTCCCTCTGGCCGGGAGGGAATCACCTTGGAGCTTCCCCATAAACCCTTCCCTGGACAGGACCGCCCAGACAGCACGGGCAGGTGTCCTCGCAAAACCCAAATCGCTATCAACAATGGGTGCTGGGTGAAGTTGGATGTTCCTAGGGATGCCTGTGAAGATGGATACCTACACAGAGGCGGCTGCTACATGCCCGCTTTCCGTCCGGCACCTACTCCAACCTCCCATCCCGCCACTCCTCGCTAG
- a CDS encoding LamG domain-containing protein translates to MALPHRPPRWFSGLFLSLVGCLLAPQEASAATRPSLVNTRISTPFGANGHSSTVDGRIFIGNNGEDHATTTTKWRARVFRPEAITYDAEGKPSFSAAFSAGVTTEVKNGENALAFCFTNPAQPYTLSNGVAVYQPYIVDSKMFNGDNIFRRRPIDVRVNQPFTPQAEVASFTTGALETLKTTTGVNLRGIEPTMTSDGRLLIFQGAPANNGDIDYMMYSYNPTPCAPTGWSVPRPLSMMFNDTTPGLKRYPLSWQRMKAATGEAFGDTTAGALIRGAYAWVDHEGRNLLYIAVRYTDGARREAVSLIGSETGWIAQHLDGSINTNRMDMAHLFYSGPMWNFEQERPGAQNFPPGSSNAARFLPVTKTHDVLALFGSNTGDYNEVDLGEIANPFQLLSLPMNELVTRAGDYDLTRTPDLSGRFFTATLKGTAQVSDTNAPTQPTTGSLWEPHAKGRALVLPGGGAATVNFTDASNTVPGVGAPVRGFTVQLAVRPDAAINQGCTGNPYRYLLQKQGGLDLIYEANHGVQMSFVINGTRVRLGVSPPLPTGRWSHVAYTWDGVTGQFGEYLNGVATGRTLPNAPGTFRLGTGQMSIGAGDALDTQNCPAQGEGSFKGFIDEVQLFTHARSNRSVCMSALGADCKEDAIQEEPTAGQFVMSQQNPGCNSFSALGSLACAQSMHRVCAQRGADDALASATNFWETLRQVVSNQPPISLVGVPASASATEVSVACAPIQHVSLGVTFEELARKHDGCTDERAAQSTHCAAAVRRWCSSLGWTTGQIFEMTSRPWVGCFNSGLVRDVPRSQLGPASTAGNFSSTESRLEVSAWCQVQGYSAGVVQEVGSSTTAGVHCFRAATTRPWKFLP, encoded by the coding sequence ATGGCACTCCCGCATCGTCCCCCCCGGTGGTTCTCAGGACTGTTCCTCTCGCTGGTGGGGTGTCTTCTTGCCCCGCAGGAGGCGTCCGCGGCCACCCGTCCCTCGTTGGTGAACACGCGCATCTCCACGCCCTTTGGCGCCAATGGGCACTCCTCCACCGTGGATGGGCGCATCTTCATCGGCAACAACGGTGAGGACCACGCGACGACCACCACCAAGTGGCGCGCCCGCGTGTTCCGCCCCGAGGCCATCACCTATGACGCCGAGGGCAAGCCCAGCTTCTCGGCGGCCTTCTCCGCTGGCGTCACCACCGAGGTGAAGAACGGCGAGAACGCCCTCGCGTTCTGCTTCACCAACCCCGCGCAGCCCTACACGCTCAGCAACGGCGTGGCCGTCTATCAGCCCTACATCGTCGACTCGAAGATGTTCAACGGCGACAACATCTTCCGCCGCCGGCCCATCGACGTGCGCGTGAATCAGCCGTTCACCCCGCAGGCGGAGGTGGCCTCGTTCACCACGGGCGCCCTGGAGACGCTGAAGACCACCACGGGCGTGAACCTCCGGGGCATCGAGCCGACGATGACCTCCGATGGCCGCCTGCTCATCTTCCAGGGCGCACCGGCCAACAACGGCGACATCGACTACATGATGTACTCGTACAACCCCACGCCCTGCGCGCCCACGGGTTGGAGCGTCCCGCGCCCCCTCTCGATGATGTTCAACGACACCACGCCGGGCCTGAAGCGCTATCCGCTCTCCTGGCAGCGCATGAAGGCCGCCACTGGCGAGGCGTTCGGAGACACCACCGCAGGGGCCCTCATTCGCGGTGCCTACGCCTGGGTGGACCACGAGGGGCGCAACCTCCTCTACATCGCCGTGCGCTACACCGACGGCGCGCGCCGCGAGGCCGTCAGCCTCATCGGCTCGGAGACGGGGTGGATCGCCCAGCACCTCGACGGCAGCATCAACACCAACCGCATGGACATGGCCCACCTCTTCTACTCGGGGCCCATGTGGAACTTCGAGCAGGAGCGCCCCGGCGCCCAGAACTTCCCCCCGGGCTCGAGCAACGCCGCGCGCTTCCTGCCCGTCACCAAGACGCACGACGTGCTGGCCCTCTTTGGCAGCAACACGGGGGACTACAACGAGGTGGACCTCGGGGAGATCGCCAATCCCTTCCAGTTGCTCTCCCTGCCCATGAACGAGCTGGTGACCCGCGCGGGCGATTACGATTTGACGCGCACGCCGGACCTCTCGGGCCGCTTCTTCACCGCGACGCTCAAGGGCACCGCCCAGGTCTCCGACACGAACGCGCCCACCCAGCCCACCACGGGCTCGCTGTGGGAGCCGCACGCCAAGGGCCGGGCGCTGGTGCTGCCCGGGGGCGGCGCCGCCACGGTGAACTTCACGGACGCGAGCAACACCGTGCCGGGCGTGGGCGCCCCCGTCCGGGGCTTCACCGTGCAGCTCGCCGTCCGCCCGGACGCGGCCATCAACCAGGGCTGCACCGGCAACCCCTACCGCTACCTGCTGCAGAAGCAGGGCGGGCTGGACCTCATCTACGAGGCGAACCACGGCGTGCAGATGTCCTTCGTCATCAACGGCACCCGCGTCCGGCTGGGTGTCAGCCCGCCGCTGCCCACCGGCCGCTGGTCGCACGTGGCCTACACGTGGGATGGCGTCACCGGCCAGTTCGGCGAGTACCTCAACGGCGTGGCCACGGGGCGCACGCTGCCCAACGCGCCGGGAACCTTCCGGCTGGGCACCGGCCAGATGTCGATCGGCGCGGGCGACGCCCTGGACACGCAGAACTGCCCGGCCCAGGGCGAGGGCTCCTTCAAGGGCTTCATCGACGAGGTGCAGCTCTTCACCCACGCGCGCTCCAACCGCAGCGTCTGCATGAGCGCGCTGGGCGCGGACTGCAAGGAGGATGCGATTCAGGAGGAGCCCACCGCGGGCCAGTTCGTGATGAGCCAGCAGAACCCCGGCTGCAACAGCTTCTCCGCGCTGGGCTCGCTCGCGTGCGCGCAGTCCATGCACCGCGTCTGCGCGCAGCGCGGGGCGGATGACGCGCTCGCCTCGGCCACCAACTTCTGGGAGACGCTGCGCCAGGTGGTCAGCAACCAGCCCCCCATCTCGCTCGTGGGCGTGCCTGCCTCGGCGAGTGCCACGGAGGTGTCCGTGGCGTGCGCCCCCATCCAGCACGTGAGCCTGGGGGTGACGTTCGAGGAGCTGGCGCGCAAGCACGACGGCTGCACGGACGAGCGGGCCGCGCAGAGCACGCACTGCGCCGCGGCGGTGCGCCGCTGGTGCAGCAGCCTCGGGTGGACCACGGGACAGATTTTCGAGATGACCTCGCGCCCGTGGGTGGGGTGCTTCAACTCGGGGCTCGTGCGGGATGTGCCCCGGAGCCAGCTCGGCCCCGCCAGCACCGCGGGCAACTTCAGCTCCACCGAGTCCCGGCTGGAGGTCAGCGCGTGGTGCCAGGTCCAGGGCTACAGCGCGGGCGTGGTGCAGGAGGTCGGCAGCAGCACCACCGCCGGCGTCCACTGCTTCCGGGCGGCCACGACGCGGCCGTGGAAGTTCCTGCCCTAG
- a CDS encoding acyltransferase family protein, translating to MPSSSPPTLKQCLDSPRNNLDFIRLVAATGVIFSHAFPLAEGLGTREPLEDFSHGQMSLGRLCVAVFLIISGLLITRSQERSPSQAHYLWARVLRIFPGLAVVLLASAFVLGPVLTELPLEGYLRSPDTYSYVWRNFTLYQSQWELPGVFEGNAYPRAVNGSLWTLKYEVGFYLLVAGLGMVGLLRRGWALAGWGLAAVAPLIPYVGPRLGWWQELSLYFGSGLALYLWRDRVRLSPWAALGCLVVVGATAWWGVGMRLAVGSCGAYLVMYLAFRPGWRVNLSRFGDISYGVYIYAFPVQQLVTALLGGRMSGWVNVALSVPLVAGLAALSWHFVEKPAMRWKGAPPSLLARVLPARVRAV from the coding sequence ATGCCGTCCTCCTCCCCCCCCACGCTGAAGCAGTGTCTGGACAGCCCGCGCAACAATCTGGACTTCATCCGGTTGGTGGCCGCCACGGGCGTCATTTTCTCTCACGCGTTTCCGCTGGCAGAGGGATTGGGCACGCGCGAGCCGTTGGAAGACTTCAGCCACGGGCAGATGTCCCTGGGACGCCTGTGCGTGGCGGTCTTCCTCATCATCAGCGGGCTGCTCATCACGCGCAGCCAGGAGCGCAGCCCCAGCCAGGCGCACTACCTGTGGGCGCGCGTGCTGCGCATCTTCCCCGGGCTGGCGGTGGTGCTGCTGGCGAGCGCCTTCGTGCTGGGCCCGGTCCTGACGGAGCTGCCGCTGGAAGGGTATCTCCGGTCTCCGGACACGTACTCGTACGTGTGGCGCAACTTCACCCTGTACCAGTCCCAGTGGGAGTTGCCGGGCGTCTTCGAGGGCAATGCCTATCCGCGCGCGGTGAATGGCTCGCTGTGGACGCTGAAGTACGAGGTGGGCTTCTACCTGCTGGTGGCGGGGCTGGGCATGGTGGGGCTGCTGCGGCGCGGGTGGGCCCTGGCGGGGTGGGGGCTCGCGGCGGTGGCGCCCCTCATCCCGTACGTGGGGCCCCGGCTGGGCTGGTGGCAGGAGCTGTCGCTCTACTTCGGCTCCGGGCTGGCGCTGTACCTGTGGCGGGACCGGGTGCGGCTGAGCCCGTGGGCGGCGCTGGGGTGCCTGGTGGTGGTCGGGGCCACGGCCTGGTGGGGCGTGGGAATGCGGCTCGCCGTGGGAAGCTGTGGGGCGTACCTGGTGATGTACCTGGCGTTCCGGCCCGGGTGGCGGGTGAACCTCTCGCGCTTCGGGGACATCTCCTACGGCGTCTACATCTATGCCTTTCCGGTGCAGCAGCTCGTCACGGCCCTGCTGGGCGGCCGGATGTCGGGCTGGGTGAACGTGGCGCTCTCCGTGCCGCTCGTGGCGGGGCTGGCGGCGCTGTCCTGGCACTTCGTCGAGAAGCCCGCGATGCGATGGAAGGGCGCGCCGCCCTCGCTGCTCGCGCGCGTCCTGCCCGCCCGGGTGCGCGCGGTCTGA
- a CDS encoding S1 family peptidase, with amino-acid sequence MTRKFPTLSTLTALCAGLATAHGLPAEAAPAAASVSAMDVSPELLSVMRRDLKVSEEQLSRRLAFEAKAPALEKTLREELGGSFGGAWLNADGTQLIVGVTDEAGAERVRRAGAEPRRVARSQAHLDAVMAELNANAKNAGPSIHFWQVDVATNSVVVHADSGSGMSKLRNEAFVAQSRGAKDGTIRIVESTQAPQLAYDVRGGDPYYFSNARCSVGFSVNGGFVTAGHCGGAGTATSGHNGVAMGTIRASTFPTNDWGWVATNGSWTPQPWVYSYNNANVTVAGSQEAGIGASICRSGYTTGWRCGTLVAKNITVNYSNGPVYGMSHTNACANPGDSGGSVISGTQAQGVTSGIAGGCESSSPQTFFQPINPILSTYGLTLRTGGGSSGGKGFVSRLNGKCIDVPNSNFSDGVQLQMWDCNGTNAQKFTWVGSTLQIGGKCVDVANASTANGTPIQLVSCNGNRAQDFVLSGAGDLVSYLANKCVDIVGVNSASGAKLHLWDCNGAANQKWDYR; translated from the coding sequence ATGACTCGAAAGTTCCCCACGCTCTCCACCCTGACGGCGCTGTGCGCCGGACTGGCCACCGCGCACGGCCTGCCCGCCGAGGCGGCCCCTGCCGCGGCCTCCGTGTCCGCGATGGACGTGTCCCCGGAGCTCCTCTCGGTGATGCGCCGGGACCTGAAGGTCTCCGAGGAGCAGCTGAGCCGCCGGCTCGCCTTCGAGGCGAAGGCCCCCGCCCTGGAGAAGACGCTGCGTGAGGAGCTGGGCGGCTCGTTCGGCGGTGCGTGGCTGAACGCGGACGGCACCCAGCTCATCGTCGGCGTGACCGACGAGGCCGGCGCCGAGCGCGTGCGCCGCGCGGGCGCCGAGCCCCGCCGCGTGGCCCGGAGCCAGGCGCACCTGGATGCGGTGATGGCGGAGCTGAACGCCAACGCCAAGAACGCCGGCCCGTCCATCCACTTCTGGCAGGTGGACGTGGCCACCAACAGCGTCGTGGTCCACGCCGACAGCGGCTCGGGCATGTCGAAGCTGCGCAACGAGGCCTTCGTGGCCCAGAGCCGCGGCGCCAAGGACGGCACCATCCGCATCGTGGAGTCCACCCAGGCGCCCCAGCTCGCGTACGACGTGCGCGGCGGAGATCCCTACTACTTCAGCAACGCGCGCTGTTCGGTGGGCTTCTCGGTGAACGGTGGCTTCGTCACCGCCGGCCACTGCGGCGGCGCGGGCACCGCCACCTCCGGCCACAACGGCGTGGCGATGGGCACCATCCGCGCCTCCACCTTCCCCACCAACGACTGGGGCTGGGTGGCCACCAACGGCTCGTGGACGCCGCAGCCCTGGGTCTACAGCTACAACAACGCGAACGTCACCGTGGCGGGCTCGCAGGAGGCCGGCATCGGCGCCTCCATCTGCCGCTCCGGCTACACCACGGGCTGGCGCTGCGGCACGCTCGTGGCCAAGAACATCACCGTCAACTACTCCAACGGCCCCGTCTACGGCATGTCGCACACCAACGCGTGCGCCAACCCCGGTGACTCAGGCGGCTCGGTCATCTCCGGCACCCAGGCCCAGGGCGTCACCTCCGGCATCGCCGGCGGCTGCGAGTCCTCCAGCCCCCAGACGTTCTTCCAGCCCATCAACCCCATCCTGAGCACCTACGGCCTCACGCTCCGCACGGGCGGTGGCAGCAGCGGCGGCAAGGGGTTCGTCTCGCGCCTCAACGGCAAGTGCATCGACGTGCCCAACTCCAACTTCTCCGACGGCGTGCAGCTCCAGATGTGGGACTGCAACGGCACCAACGCCCAGAAGTTCACCTGGGTGGGCAGCACGCTGCAGATCGGCGGCAAGTGCGTGGACGTCGCCAACGCCTCCACGGCCAACGGCACGCCCATCCAGCTCGTCAGCTGCAATGGCAACCGCGCCCAGGACTTCGTGCTCAGCGGCGCGGGGGACCTGGTGAGCTACCTGGCCAACAAGTGCGTGGACATCGTGGGTGTCAACTCGGCCAGCGGCGCCAAGCTGCACCTCTGGGATTGCAACGGCGCGGCCAACCAGAAGTGGGATTACCGCTAA
- a CDS encoding DUF2243 domain-containing protein, giving the protein MSGLRQGPLVSAGVLLGVGLGGFVDGIVLHQLLQWHNMLSSILPPDDLVRAKVNMFWDGLFHAFTWLMTAGGLGLLWRAGQRADVPWSTRTLLGALLAGWGLFNTVEGLIDHQLLGVHHVKPGPHALAWDLGFLAFGVLLLVGGGALIRAGREDRTPRGGAATASPPRAPGG; this is encoded by the coding sequence ATGAGTGGCCTGAGACAGGGGCCGCTGGTGTCCGCCGGGGTGCTGCTGGGGGTGGGGCTGGGGGGCTTCGTGGACGGCATCGTCCTGCACCAGCTCTTGCAGTGGCACAACATGCTCTCCAGCATCCTGCCGCCGGATGACCTGGTGCGCGCCAAGGTGAACATGTTCTGGGATGGCCTCTTCCACGCCTTCACCTGGCTGATGACGGCGGGGGGCCTGGGGCTGCTGTGGCGCGCGGGCCAGCGCGCGGATGTGCCCTGGTCCACGCGCACGCTCCTGGGCGCGCTGCTCGCGGGCTGGGGCCTGTTCAACACCGTGGAGGGGCTCATCGACCACCAGCTCCTCGGCGTGCACCACGTGAAGCCCGGGCCGCACGCGCTGGCGTGGGACCTGGGCTTCCTGGCCTTCGGCGTGCTGCTGCTCGTGGGCGGCGGGGCGCTCATCCGCGCGGGACGCGAGGACCGCACCCCGCGCGGAGGGGCCGCTACAGCTTCACCTCCTCGCGCTCCGGGCGGGTGA
- a CDS encoding suppressor of fused domain protein has product MKAPETEEDFVQWYEDCWADRDEVEYPKLFGAISEEVFTLDQTDALQAWLESDLAQVKELDPNWGPMGVRVAPPSEQYPYWTYVTSGLSNPFTVVPGAEVDEAAPSGIGYEMVIHTAEEAQWPVLRLLDMMAYNLVCLRAFALNHRYPVEGSLTGGETKLNGFVFVRDTSRPAEFTLPSGKVQLLTLVGTTRNEMAFSRSNGMDKLMAKLHEAGAGLVTRPEREEVKL; this is encoded by the coding sequence ATGAAAGCCCCCGAGACCGAAGAGGATTTCGTCCAGTGGTATGAGGACTGCTGGGCGGATCGCGACGAGGTGGAGTACCCGAAGCTGTTCGGGGCCATCAGCGAAGAGGTGTTCACGCTGGACCAGACGGACGCCCTGCAGGCCTGGCTCGAGAGCGACCTGGCCCAGGTGAAGGAGCTGGACCCGAACTGGGGCCCCATGGGCGTGCGCGTGGCGCCCCCGAGCGAGCAGTACCCCTACTGGACCTACGTGACGAGCGGCCTGTCCAACCCCTTCACCGTGGTCCCTGGCGCGGAGGTGGACGAGGCGGCCCCCAGCGGCATCGGCTACGAGATGGTCATCCACACCGCCGAGGAGGCGCAGTGGCCGGTGCTCCGGCTGCTGGACATGATGGCCTACAACCTGGTGTGCCTGCGCGCCTTCGCCCTCAACCACCGCTACCCGGTGGAGGGCTCGCTCACCGGCGGCGAGACGAAGCTCAACGGCTTCGTCTTCGTGCGGGACACCTCGCGCCCCGCCGAGTTCACCCTGCCCTCGGGCAAGGTGCAGCTGCTCACGCTGGTGGGCACCACGCGCAACGAGATGGCCTTCAGCCGCTCCAACGGCATGGACAAGCTGATGGCCAAGCTCCATGAGGCGGGCGCGGGCCTCGTCACCCGCCCGGAGCGCGAGGAGGTGAAGCTGTAG
- a CDS encoding GNAT family N-acetyltransferase, with product MLDPSIRVQVLDSITDVPAAQWDALAGADAPPFIRHAWLAAMEESGSAQEETGWAPHHLTLWRGGTLVAASPAYFKFHSMGEYIYDFAWAQVAQRMGVAYYPKLLIGAPLSPATAPRFLVAEGENVSDARHAIMEAAIESAREEGCSSVHVLYPTEEEADFLERTGMARRLTLQFHWKNPGYQSYEDYLSRFTSKRRNQFKRERGAAAGQGITLRTVPGSELGPEHARRAHGFYAATCERHAWGQVQLTPDFFARVFRAMPEAMEMVEAVRGGKVVAGAFNAVTKERLYGRYWGCFEEHPFLHFNVCLYHSVEESIRAGRKVFEPGAGGEHKVARGFEPTAVHSAHLLFDPRLDRTIRDALRRERAHLALAVEEAERLAGLKPWPLEGV from the coding sequence GTGCTCGATCCATCCATCCGCGTTCAGGTGCTCGACTCCATCACCGACGTGCCCGCCGCGCAGTGGGATGCGCTGGCGGGTGCCGATGCGCCCCCCTTCATCCGGCACGCATGGCTGGCCGCCATGGAGGAGAGCGGCAGCGCCCAGGAGGAGACGGGCTGGGCGCCCCACCACCTCACGCTGTGGCGCGGCGGCACGCTCGTGGCGGCCTCCCCCGCCTACTTCAAGTTCCACAGCATGGGCGAGTACATCTACGACTTCGCCTGGGCCCAGGTGGCCCAGCGCATGGGCGTGGCGTACTACCCGAAGCTGCTCATCGGCGCCCCGCTCTCCCCCGCCACCGCGCCGCGCTTCCTCGTGGCCGAGGGTGAGAACGTGAGCGATGCGCGCCACGCCATCATGGAGGCCGCCATCGAGAGCGCGCGCGAGGAGGGCTGCTCCTCCGTGCACGTCCTCTACCCCACCGAGGAGGAGGCGGACTTCCTGGAGCGCACCGGCATGGCGCGAAGGCTCACGCTGCAGTTCCACTGGAAGAACCCCGGCTACCAGAGCTACGAGGACTACCTGTCGCGCTTCACCTCCAAGCGCCGCAACCAGTTCAAGCGCGAGCGCGGCGCCGCGGCCGGGCAGGGCATCACCCTGCGCACCGTGCCGGGCAGCGAGCTGGGCCCGGAGCACGCCCGGCGCGCCCACGGCTTCTACGCCGCCACGTGCGAGCGCCACGCCTGGGGCCAGGTGCAGCTCACCCCGGACTTCTTCGCCCGCGTGTTCCGCGCCATGCCCGAGGCCATGGAGATGGTGGAGGCGGTGCGCGGGGGCAAGGTGGTGGCCGGGGCCTTCAACGCGGTGACGAAGGAGCGGCTCTACGGGCGGTACTGGGGGTGCTTCGAGGAGCACCCCTTCCTGCACTTCAACGTCTGCCTGTACCACTCGGTGGAGGAGAGCATCCGCGCGGGGCGCAAGGTGTTCGAGCCCGGCGCGGGCGGCGAGCACAAGGTGGCGCGCGGCTTCGAGCCCACCGCCGTGCACAGCGCCCACCTGCTCTTCGACCCCCGGCTGGACCGCACCATCCGGGACGCGCTGCGCCGCGAGCGCGCCCACCTGGCGCTCGCCGTGGAGGAGGCCGAGCGGCTCGCCGGCCTCAAGCCCTGGCCCCTGGAGGGTGTGTAA
- a CDS encoding DUF2378 family protein, which produces MTQRSPSAASLSQAMETEYARRIALATPTDTARGLFFNGVLSAVITFGGEPALKQCHARLNDKRFERRFIDFSSYPVSDFLRLSLAASQILTSQLGSPETTQRRLGMQATRDFLSSMAGRTVLLLSGDSPKRLLDKIPNAYRSAVSYGERTVTMMGDKAARVAFSRDFMLPHYNEGVLSAVLESVNARNPRVLSRATGPMDSEYELAWD; this is translated from the coding sequence ATGACTCAACGCAGCCCCTCGGCAGCGTCCCTCTCTCAGGCCATGGAGACCGAATACGCCCGGCGCATCGCTCTGGCCACGCCCACGGACACCGCCCGGGGGCTGTTCTTCAACGGGGTGCTGTCGGCCGTCATCACCTTCGGCGGTGAGCCCGCGCTGAAGCAGTGCCACGCCCGGCTCAACGACAAGCGCTTCGAGCGGCGCTTCATCGACTTCTCCAGCTACCCCGTCTCGGACTTCCTGCGCCTGTCGCTCGCCGCCTCGCAGATTCTCACCTCGCAGCTCGGCAGCCCGGAGACGACCCAGCGCCGCCTGGGCATGCAGGCCACGCGCGACTTCCTCAGCTCCATGGCGGGGCGCACCGTGCTGCTGCTCTCGGGCGACTCGCCCAAGCGCCTGCTGGACAAGATTCCCAACGCCTACCGCTCCGCGGTGAGCTACGGCGAGCGCACCGTGACGATGATGGGTGACAAGGCCGCGCGCGTCGCCTTCTCGCGCGACTTCATGCTCCCGCACTACAACGAGGGCGTGCTGAGCGCCGTGCTGGAGTCCGTCAACGCCCGCAACCCCCGCGTCCTCTCGCGCGCCACGGGCCCGATGGACTCCGAGTACGAGCTGGCCTGGGACTGA